A stretch of bacterium DNA encodes these proteins:
- a CDS encoding bifunctional alpha,alpha-trehalose-phosphate synthase (UDP-forming)/trehalose-phosphatase, which yields MVERTKRGKLIVASNRLPVTVKRSQGKLRAERSSGGLVAAMEPAMQRQGGVWIGWPGTQLKAGETLEVEGATFDMDPIQLSPSETKRFYHGFSNGALWPLFHSLPERMQLDPRNWSTYETINQRFADAIVEQLEDDDLVWIHDYHLALCPELVRRARPDARIAFFLHIPFPPFDLFRILPTYHAVLRGLLASDLVGFHCPGYVANFEDCVERLLGVRVDRANGEIEHGDRVARVSDFPLGIDYARYEKAAREGPRPRRAPHEKIILGVDRLDYTKGIPERLRAYERMLELHSEMRGEVSFVQIAVPSREQVTEYQSLKREIDELVGRINGRFGRSDWTPIRYIHRSIDGAKLSALYRDAAVALVTPLRDGMNLVAKEFVASQTDDPGVLLLSRMAGAAETMREALRVNPYNVEGVAEALHRALVMPSDEREARMRALQRRERKHDLGEWLDLFIGRATAPRHSMRPVAKDDFESWLGAFSGTHPLAIFLDFDGTLAPIAPHPSLVKIGDGMREALADCSGRPDTDLAIVSGRGLADVRRMVDNDRFVYAGNHGLEIAGPGIETYRHPDIAHYERRAVELVSDLERIEADGAWVEAKGASLTFHFREVEAEEHEALAEKARAAIREAGFQARDALCAVEARPPIGWDKGHAVLHVLRTKYGPGWSESVRVIYVGDDETDEDAFRSLHGLGMTFRVGAATQPTRARRRLSDVRAVETMLQWIAGRPQGSTFDRAISPPAPEHPGT from the coding sequence ATGGTCGAGCGGACGAAACGGGGAAAGCTGATCGTTGCGAGCAATCGGCTCCCGGTCACGGTGAAGCGCAGTCAGGGGAAGCTCCGCGCGGAGCGTTCGTCCGGTGGGCTCGTGGCGGCGATGGAGCCTGCCATGCAGCGCCAGGGCGGGGTCTGGATCGGTTGGCCCGGAACCCAGCTGAAGGCCGGTGAGACGTTGGAAGTCGAGGGAGCCACCTTCGACATGGATCCGATCCAACTCTCGCCCTCGGAGACGAAGCGCTTCTATCACGGCTTCTCGAACGGCGCGCTCTGGCCGCTCTTCCACTCGCTACCCGAGCGGATGCAGCTCGACCCCCGAAACTGGTCGACCTACGAAACGATCAACCAGCGCTTCGCCGACGCGATCGTCGAGCAGCTCGAAGACGACGACCTCGTCTGGATCCACGACTACCACCTGGCGCTCTGCCCCGAGCTCGTGCGGCGGGCAAGGCCCGATGCGCGAATCGCCTTCTTTCTCCACATTCCCTTCCCGCCCTTCGACCTCTTCCGGATCCTGCCGACCTACCACGCAGTCCTGCGCGGGCTCCTGGCCAGTGACCTCGTGGGATTCCACTGCCCCGGCTACGTCGCCAACTTCGAGGACTGCGTCGAACGCCTGCTCGGCGTACGCGTCGATCGGGCGAACGGCGAGATCGAGCACGGCGATCGGGTCGCCCGGGTCTCGGACTTCCCGCTCGGGATCGACTACGCGCGCTACGAGAAGGCCGCGCGTGAAGGACCGCGGCCCCGGCGCGCGCCCCACGAGAAGATCATCCTCGGCGTGGATCGCCTCGACTACACCAAGGGTATCCCCGAACGCCTGCGCGCCTACGAACGGATGCTCGAGCTCCATTCGGAGATGCGCGGCGAGGTCAGCTTCGTGCAGATCGCGGTGCCGTCCCGGGAGCAGGTCACCGAGTATCAGTCGCTCAAGCGCGAGATCGACGAGCTGGTCGGACGGATCAACGGACGCTTCGGGCGAAGCGACTGGACGCCGATCCGGTACATCCACCGCTCCATCGACGGCGCCAAGCTTTCCGCGCTCTATCGCGACGCGGCGGTCGCCCTCGTGACGCCGCTCCGGGACGGCATGAACCTCGTCGCCAAGGAGTTCGTCGCGAGCCAGACGGATGATCCAGGCGTGCTCCTCCTCTCGCGGATGGCGGGCGCCGCGGAGACGATGCGCGAGGCACTCCGTGTGAACCCCTACAACGTCGAGGGCGTCGCCGAAGCGCTCCACCGAGCGCTCGTCATGCCCTCCGACGAACGCGAGGCGCGCATGCGGGCGCTCCAGCGACGGGAGCGCAAGCACGACCTCGGCGAGTGGCTCGATCTCTTCATCGGCCGGGCGACCGCGCCGCGACACTCGATGCGCCCGGTCGCCAAAGACGACTTCGAGAGCTGGCTCGGCGCGTTCTCGGGGACGCATCCGCTGGCGATCTTCCTCGACTTCGACGGCACTCTCGCGCCGATCGCTCCGCACCCCTCGCTCGTGAAGATCGGAGACGGCATGCGAGAGGCGCTCGCTGATTGCAGCGGCCGCCCCGACACCGATCTCGCGATCGTCTCGGGGCGCGGACTCGCGGACGTCCGCCGGATGGTCGACAACGATCGCTTCGTCTACGCCGGAAACCACGGACTCGAGATCGCCGGCCCGGGGATCGAGACGTACCGCCATCCCGACATCGCGCACTACGAGCGCCGGGCCGTGGAGCTCGTCTCGGATCTCGAACGCATCGAGGCGGACGGGGCCTGGGTCGAAGCGAAGGGGGCTTCGCTGACCTTCCATTTCCGGGAGGTCGAAGCGGAGGAGCACGAGGCCCTCGCGGAGAAGGCGCGCGCGGCGATTCGTGAGGCGGGATTCCAGGCGCGCGATGCCCTGTGCGCGGTCGAGGCGCGCCCACCGATCGGCTGGGACAAAGGCCATGCGGTCCTTCACGTCCTCCGAACGAAGTATGGTCCGGGCTGGTCGGAGTCGGTCCGCGTGATCTACGTGGGCGACGACGAGACCGACGAAGACGCCTTCCGGAGTCTGCACGGGCTCGGCATGACGTTCCGCGTCGGCGCCGCAACCCAGCCGACGCGCGCCCGCCGACGACTGAGCGACGTGCGGGCCGTCGAGACGATGCTCCAATGGATCGCCGGACGTCCGCAGGGAAGCACCTTCGACCGCGCGATCAGCCCGCCTGCACCCGAGCACCCCGGTACATGA
- a CDS encoding potassium channel protein, giving the protein MRSTMRHMLQGLALFVATCAVGVGGYVAAGWSLLDATYMVVITIFGVGYGEVRPVDDEGLRLFTSGLIVAGYATAVYAVGGFVQFVAEGEINRALRERRQGLEIKKMRDHVIVCGYGRVGAILAQRLAEARQELVVIDESVERIERAKVAGYAVVRGDAAEEDVLRAAGIEQASRLATVLPTDSANVFVTLTATGLRPDLPVIARAEHPSSESKLTRSGATDVVLPTAIGADRIASLIVHPSAESLLQASSQTGIDLGQDLGQLGLRMEELCVVEGSPLIERPVREIEIGGNHGFLIVGLRRADGSVDVNPDESALLAEGDTVVVIGHADDLPELRRRYEMRREVMYRGARVQAG; this is encoded by the coding sequence TTGCGATCGACGATGCGGCACATGCTCCAGGGTCTCGCCCTCTTCGTGGCGACCTGTGCCGTCGGCGTCGGGGGGTACGTCGCGGCGGGCTGGTCGCTGCTCGATGCGACCTACATGGTGGTCATCACGATCTTCGGAGTCGGCTACGGCGAAGTCCGGCCGGTCGACGACGAGGGGCTTCGGCTCTTCACGAGCGGGCTCATCGTGGCGGGCTATGCGACGGCGGTCTACGCGGTCGGCGGGTTCGTCCAGTTCGTCGCAGAAGGGGAAATCAACCGTGCGCTCCGCGAGCGGCGGCAGGGCCTGGAGATCAAGAAGATGCGGGATCACGTGATCGTCTGTGGGTACGGCCGGGTCGGCGCGATCCTCGCGCAGCGCCTCGCCGAAGCCCGGCAGGAGCTGGTGGTGATCGACGAATCCGTCGAGCGGATCGAGCGAGCGAAGGTGGCGGGCTACGCGGTCGTGCGCGGGGACGCGGCCGAAGAGGACGTCCTTCGTGCGGCCGGGATCGAGCAGGCGAGCCGCCTCGCGACGGTCCTGCCGACGGACTCGGCGAACGTCTTCGTCACGCTGACGGCGACCGGACTGCGCCCGGATCTCCCGGTGATCGCGCGGGCCGAGCATCCGAGCAGCGAGTCGAAGCTCACGCGGAGCGGGGCGACGGACGTCGTGCTCCCTACGGCGATCGGTGCCGACCGGATCGCGAGCCTGATCGTCCATCCCTCTGCGGAGTCACTGCTCCAGGCCTCCTCTCAGACGGGAATCGACCTCGGCCAGGACCTCGGTCAGCTCGGCCTCCGAATGGAGGAGCTCTGTGTCGTCGAGGGCTCTCCGCTGATCGAGAGACCCGTCCGCGAGATCGAGATCGGCGGCAATCACGGGTTCCTGATCGTGGGCTTGCGACGCGCCGACGGCAGCGTCGACGTCAATCCCGACGAGTCCGCGCTCCTGGCCGAAGGCGATACGGTCGTCGTGATCGGGCACGCCGACGACCTGCCGGAGCTCCGGCGACGCTACGAGATGCGTCGCGAGGTCATGTACCGGGGTGCTCGGGTGCAGGCGGGCTGA